AATCTTGTCAATTATTGTTGTTTTGTAATCTAATATTTTTAAAATCTCTTTTTGTTCAACTATTGGAGGAACTGGACAGTGAAAGTTATTTAACAAAAGTGGATTCAAATGAGGAATCCCCATCCCTGTAGGGATTTTTTGTAACATGTATTCAATATTTTCTTTCAGAAAATAAAAGTATTTAGGTAATAAAATTCTTTTATTGAAAACTAATTTAGCAATTGTTGAAGATATATAGCCTTTTTTAGATTTTATAATTTCGCCAGCTGCAGCACCATCCCAAACAATAATTAAATCGTTTTCCGTTGCAATTAATGACTTATTTTCACTGATACAATATGAGCTAAAAGTAGTTTTGTCATTTCTTAAATAGTCCAGACTTAAAAGATTAAGAGAGTTTTTAAAGGGAATATCTGAATTGCTCAAGTTTTTTCCTTTAATTGTTTTACAAAATCCTTTTACTCTTATTACTTCCCAATGTTCCGGAATATCACCAAGCCACTCAATCCCGCTATTTTTTAATTTAACATCTTTGTTTAAACCTCGGCATACCGTTTCATTGATGATACTTTTTTTGAGTTCCTTGTATTTTTTAGCCTTTTGCTCTAATAGGTAAATTTTGTTGTCTATTGCTGTTGTTTTTTTGTCAAGGTAATTGGCTATTTGTGTTTGTTCAAGTTTAGGAGGGAGGGCAATGTTTAAGTTATACAAAATACCTTGACCTAGTGAGGCTCTTGTAACAAGACTTATTTGCCTACTTATTAAAGTCCTGTAAAAATGAGCCTTAAAATAGAATTTAGAATATTCTTTTAGTATTTTTTTTCTTGGTCTAAACCTAATTGTAAAACCAGAAAATGTAGCTTTGGGGACGGTGGATAAACAAGTAGAAGCAATACCTATCTCATCAATAGTTTCAGATGTTCTTGTAAAAAAAACATCTCCAGATTTAACAGAGTAAAGTTTTTGGTCCTGAGTTGAAGAATTTGCAAGGTTGACAATTTGGTTGATGTTAATAGAGTCATTGTAGACATTCCCATAACTTACGAATGGGTGCCCTGAGCCGAAATACTCTTTAGATTTACTGATTCCATTTTGTAAAAAACCTAAATCTTTTAGCCTGCAAATTTCCCAATGAGATGGAACTTCAAAAAGCTTTTGAACTGCTTTATATTCATTATATGTGTCAAATCTCATAAAGCCAAATCATTTTCAAGGTCAGCTAAATCATTTTCAAGGTCTTTAAGCTCCTGTGAAATAGTTTCAACAGGTCTTAGTATTTCTGGTTGGTAAAATTCTTTATTGAAATTGATTTCTACACCTATTATATTGTCAATATATTCAAATGGCTTAGTAATGTATTTGGCCATAAAATTGGCCATGTTTTGAGTATTAAGAATCTCATTGGGTGAGTAGGGAATAATTTCGTAGTCTTTTTGGTAATCGGGCGTTAGCTCTACTGTAATGACAATATGAATAGGCTTTGTTTTGGTAGCTTTTTTGTAAGCAGCCTTTATTAGTATTTTGCCACAACCTAATTCTTCATTTGTTTTGCCATTTGACTTAATGATGGTTTCTTTATCCGCATCGTAGTAATATATATTACCTTCTGTATCGTGAACTTTAAGCTCAGCTTCTTTATAATCGAGGCTTGAAATTATTGGTTTCAAGTCTTCATCGAAATAATCTTTTAAGGAATCGAATTGGATATTGTCGTATTCTTTAATTTCAAAATTGGTAAAAGTGATATTATCTTCATCTAAAACTTGTGTGATTTTTGAAGGTTTAATTTTAAGTGACTTTTCTTTTACTTCTTCACCATCTCTATTGATTCTAGTTGCTAAATGCTCTTCGAATGATTTCCCATTTTCATCTATATTGGTGAGCATGATACTTTGTTTATTATAATAGAAATGCCATTTATCATATACCTTAGCAATACTATTATCTTTAAAGCTATCCAGAGTATTTACTATTTCCTTTCGGTTTTCTAAAACCATTTCTTTTCGTTTCTTTCCCCTGCTCTTTTTGAGCGGTTCGAAAAGTTGAGAAGCATTGATAAGTATTACTTTGTCTTTTCTTTCTGCTGCTTTGTTTTTATTGAAAACCCATAAATAGGTATAGATACCTGTATTAAAAAATTCATCGGTTGGCATTTGAATGATGGCTTCTACCCAATCTTGGTCGAAGAAATATTTACGAATATTGCTTTCTCCACCACCAGCATCGCCACTAAATAAAGTGGAACCATTATGAACCACAACAGATAAGCCATCATCGGCTAATTGATAAAGAATATGTTGTGTGAATAAGAATTGACCATCGGAGATGGAAGGTAAATCAATGAATCGTTCAGTTGTATCGTTTTCAATATCTTTTCTATAACCTTTCCAGTCTACACCATAGGGTGGATTTGCCACAACAATATCAAATTTCTTTTCAATGAAAGAAATATTGGTTAAAGTGTTGCCGTATTTTATATCGGAATCGGTTCTGAATCGGCTTTCTATTTTGGCCAGCGCATAAAGGCTGTCGCTCCAATCTTCGCCAAAGGTAGCTGTTGGTCTGGAAAATGTTTTTTTAATCTTGTCATCGACACCAAAGAGTAGGTTTCCACCACCGCAAGTGGGGTCGTAAATACTTAGAAATTTACCATTATCATCAATCTTAGAGCTAATGATTTCGGTAATAAGAGAGGTAATATCATCAGGGGTATATTGCTCTCCAGCTGTTTCGGCAGAGATATCGGCCCATTTTCTTTTAATGTGTTCTTCGAGTGTTGTTATTTCGGAATTATCAAAGGGAACTAAATCAATTTCACTCCAAGCAGAAATAGTATCGAATAGGATACGTTTTTTCTTTAGCAAGCCACTTGTACCCGAAATATCAAGAAATTTTTCTTCTTCTGTTCCTTTATCAACACCTAGTAGAGATTTAGTTTCTGCATCAAACGATTTGAGATAGGTATCGAAATCAATATCGAAAGTTTTGTCATTCTCACAAATATCCTTTAAGGTTTTGTTTTTTCTAATGACATAATCGTTATAGCCATAGCCAAAATCTTCAAATTCTTCTACAAATCCTTCTATATCGTCACGGCTAATTTCTTGTTCTAGTTCTTTGGAATATCTTAGAAGACGACTTTCAACCATGATTAATGCAAAATAGGGCATCATAAATTTAGGAAAATCACTTTGTTTGATACCGGCACCTATAAGTAAATCTGCTGTTTTCCAAACATCGGATTCGTATTGTAATATATTGTTGTTCATTGGGGTTTCAATTGTGTTTAGTTACTTATTTAGGATAACCTGATTGGGCAACTAGTAACTCTGTGTTTAATCATATTTATTGACTGCTAAAGTAAGGAAAATGCATTATAATGGCTAATGAAATAACTACCATTGTTATACTCTGTATTACAAAGATTATAAATTGTATAACAATTGAAAGTTTATGGATTAGTTAAATCCTATATTTCCTTAGAATCCTGAGAATCCTTAAATCCGTATTATTCAGTATTTATTTTGATATAATGGTCGTGACTTTCTCTATGGATTAAAGAATCTTTTAAGAATTTTGCAATATATCCTTCGGCTGTTTTTGGATTTATGGATAATGATTCTGCCAATTCTAGGTATTTTTTTCGATTGAAGGTTTCTGGTAATGCATCCAAGAAGCTTTCCTTTTTATTCTTCAACCTTGTTGGTTTCGATTCACCATCTAATTCCGAAAACACCTTTGCTGAATGCTCAACTAAGACTTTAACCATCGTTATAGCTGTTCTAAAATCTGTATCATTGCATTCTATCTTTTCTGTAAGCTGCCCATTCTCCATAATCCGTAATGCGGTAAGTATCATTGCTATTCGAAAAGTGAAAAGACCTAATCTGCGAACAGTCCCTATATAATCCAGACCTTGTGATTTTACAAATTTAGTCTGCATAGATTCGAAAAGAATATTAAAAGACTCCTCTTGCTCTTGAGTTAGTTTATACTTTTATACAAAGAATAATCCCCTACTTCACTTTCTTAAATTTAGCATTCAGGAGCCCCTCCTTTAGATATTTATGGGGCCGAAATGCTATTTTTAGTTCTTTTATTTTACTCGCCTTGGCTTCTTTCGCTGTGGCACTTCCTTCCACTTTAGCATGAAGACTAAAAATTCCAAACTCATCTAATTCTATACTCTTATTCTGCAATAATAGTGTGGGCAAATTTGTGATGAGAGTTCTGAGTACACCATATACATCAGTCTCGGTTAAACTACACTGTCGGGATATGTCTTTTGATAACTCCCTTAATTTTAATTTTTGGCGATTACA
This region of Lentimicrobium sp. L6 genomic DNA includes:
- a CDS encoding class I SAM-dependent DNA methyltransferase → MNNNILQYESDVWKTADLLIGAGIKQSDFPKFMMPYFALIMVESRLLRYSKELEQEISRDDIEGFVEEFEDFGYGYNDYVIRKNKTLKDICENDKTFDIDFDTYLKSFDAETKSLLGVDKGTEEEKFLDISGTSGLLKKKRILFDTISAWSEIDLVPFDNSEITTLEEHIKRKWADISAETAGEQYTPDDITSLITEIISSKIDDNGKFLSIYDPTCGGGNLLFGVDDKIKKTFSRPTATFGEDWSDSLYALAKIESRFRTDSDIKYGNTLTNISFIEKKFDIVVANPPYGVDWKGYRKDIENDTTERFIDLPSISDGQFLFTQHILYQLADDGLSVVVHNGSTLFSGDAGGGESNIRKYFFDQDWVEAIIQMPTDEFFNTGIYTYLWVFNKNKAAERKDKVILINASQLFEPLKKSRGKKRKEMVLENRKEIVNTLDSFKDNSIAKVYDKWHFYYNKQSIMLTNIDENGKSFEEHLATRINRDGEEVKEKSLKIKPSKITQVLDEDNITFTNFEIKEYDNIQFDSLKDYFDEDLKPIISSLDYKEAELKVHDTEGNIYYYDADKETIIKSNGKTNEELGCGKILIKAAYKKATKTKPIHIVITVELTPDYQKDYEIIPYSPNEILNTQNMANFMAKYITKPFEYIDNIIGVEINFNKEFYQPEILRPVETISQELKDLENDLADLENDLAL
- a CDS encoding HU family DNA-binding protein; protein product: MINYKVTALADKLSTGETQYKYYPRICNRQKLKLRELSKDISRQCSLTETDVYGVLRTLITNLPTLLLQNKSIELDEFGIFSLHAKVEGSATAKEAKASKIKELKIAFRPHKYLKEGLLNAKFKKVK
- a CDS encoding restriction endonuclease subunit S codes for the protein MRFDTYNEYKAVQKLFEVPSHWEICRLKDLGFLQNGISKSKEYFGSGHPFVSYGNVYNDSININQIVNLANSSTQDQKLYSVKSGDVFFTRTSETIDEIGIASTCLSTVPKATFSGFTIRFRPRKKILKEYSKFYFKAHFYRTLISRQISLVTRASLGQGILYNLNIALPPKLEQTQIANYLDKKTTAIDNKIYLLEQKAKKYKELKKSIINETVCRGLNKDVKLKNSGIEWLGDIPEHWEVIRVKGFCKTIKGKNLSNSDIPFKNSLNLLSLDYLRNDKTTFSSYCISENKSLIATENDLIIVWDGAAAGEIIKSKKGYISSTIAKLVFNKRILLPKYFYFLKENIEYMLQKIPTGMGIPHLNPLLLNNFHCPVPPIVEQKEILKILDYKTTIIDKITKNITTQITTLKELKKTLINDVVTGKIKVSQ